The Physeter macrocephalus isolate SW-GA unplaced genomic scaffold, ASM283717v5 random_708, whole genome shotgun sequence genomic interval GAGGCAAACCTGAGGCCGAGACAGACCTAAGCACACTCAAGGTGTCTCAGGCAGTAAATGGCGGAGCCAGGAGTCCTGCCCCGCCTGTAGCCTGTTAGGCTGCTAACTGTCCCAACCCACCCACAGGCCAGGGTCCGGGCAGGGGTCAGGGCACCCTGAGCGGTTAGGAGCCAGACTTCccgagttcaaatcccagcccggCCAGTTATTAGCAGAATGACTTTGAGCAGGTTGGTAagccttctgagcctcagtttccccctctgaaAAGCGAGAGGAGAACAATGGTACCTGTCCTGTAGagttcttgtgaagattaaacggGACAGGACACAAAAGGGCTCTTTCGGCTCGGCCTGACACGTGGTGAGCTCTAAATAAACTCTAGCTTTCGTCGTCACTCTTAATTCTCAAACAAGCCTTTCAGGTCTGCAGTGGTCATGCAGAGATCCTGCCCCAATCCGGTCAGCGGGCTTGCCTGACCGGAACCAGACGCTGACCACTCTACCCACCTGGGAGGCCTTCCCCAGCTTCTCTCCCTGACCGCGTGCACTCGCAGTGGTCCCCACAGTAACCGCTTTACACAGATAAACTCCTCCAGTCATCACAAGGACCCTACGATgcaggggaaactgagacactgaGAAGTCAAGACCTTATCCAAGCTCTTGCTGCTAGTAAGTGATGCTGGACATTGGATCCTGGCAATGTGACTGGAGTCCCCTACAACTGCCTCACCAGGACCTGTAACTGGCCAGTTACCTATTTGTTGACCTGTTTGTTATTGTCAATCCCCTTGCGGCTCTCCCAGATGTTCTCCCCATGGGGACAAGGGTTCACTGATGTATCGCCATCACCGGGCCCGGAGCAGCCATGCTGAGTGGGTGCTGTTGAAAGCGGACACCCTGGCTCCGCTCACCGCTGTCCACAATCTCTAGACCCTGCTACTTCCCTTGGTCTCAGAAGGGGCAGCAGACCGGCGGCCCCCACCCACCTTGGCGGTCTTGATGATCTCGGTGAAGTTGTCCATGATGGACTTGACGTCATCCTTGAGCCGCTTGTTGTAAGACTGCAGCAGCGTCTCCTTGCTTTGCGGCAGGGCTCTCTGCTGGGCCATGGCGGGGCCTCAGGCACGGCAGGGGACACCTAGGACCGAGAGTCTGGTGTGAGCGGGcgaaccccagcctcccaccctccACGCCCCGGCCTCGGCAGGACCCGCAGCTCTCCGGGGATTCCCTTTATGCCAAACACACTCGTCCAAGCATCCGCACACAGTGCACTGCGGCGTCTCCTCCGGCCCGCGCCCCTTCCCCGGAACCCCGACGACACCCAGATGGGCTCCGGCGCAGCCTTCTCAGAGGCCAGGCCCACGCACgtcccccacctgccctggccagCCGCTTCCCCGCCAGCACTTCTGCCCTCACTCCTCACCCGACGAGCCGCTCGGATCCTACCCCACCTCCTCCAAAAGCACTTGGCCTTCACCCCCGATCCGCCGCCCTCGTCTCCACGCCGGGACCCCCGGGGGCCGCCCCACGAGACCTCTGGGCTCCTGCGCTCCGAGGTCTCTGCTGGGACCACCCTCCCGCCCCGCGCCAGGTGCCTCCGGGCTGCGCGTGCTCCGGTCCGGGTGGCCCCTCGACCGAACGAACTCGCGGTTTTTAAGCCACTTTGGAGTAAACCGCACGAGAAGGACGCCGACACCGCCGCCACGCCGCCCCAACGCCCACACCTGATCCGCAGAGCCGGGGACCGGCGGGTCCCTGGCCAGGGCGGGCTGGGGACGAGCGCGCGCCCCTCCGGAGAAATCCCGGCTCCCCGGCGCCTCTCCGCGGCCCTTTCCAGCAGCTCAAACCCGTCGTCCGGCTCTAGGCACCGCCCGCCGGGCGGGAGAAAGTTCTGTTGCTTTAACTCCGAAATCCCGCGCAGGCTTCAGTTCTCGCGATCTCCGAGGTCGCATACATATTACCCAcaattccctttcctttctttctccgcCAACAGTTCAAGATGGTGAGTGTCCTTGGTGCCCGCGATGCTGGCTTTCGGATCTGGGCTCTATCCGCTGCCATCCTTCTCGAGGCGTGACCGCGCAGGGATCCCTCCACCGCCCAGCGCGAGAGGAGCCCGGCGGGGCCTCGCCTAGAGGCACTGGGGCCGGATAGACTCCTCGGCAGCCGGGCCGGGGGAGGAGGATGATCCGGGGAGCGCAGCGCCGCCATGCGGGGCTCGGGGCAGACGGGGCCGAGGCGCTCCAGCGCCCCGGGGGCTCTTTCGTCCCGGGGGCCGCCTGGGGTCTTGGGCAGGGTGTtctcagtctgtctgtctctgctgTTTGGAGCCCGCCGGACTCCGAAAGGGGCCGCGGGGCTGTCGAGGCTCGTGCAGATGATGTGAAAGAATATTTGCTATCTGAGTGATGGTGAGGACGTCCCTAACCACCAAGATCGCTGATGCACGAGCGGGGGGGGCGGTCGCGGGGCTCGCGGCGCCTGCGGCTGGGGCCAGGTTTGCTCACGGGGTTGCTTGGGGGCGGCCCGGGACCCACCCCTCTTCAGAGACACTGTTGGGGAGGCGGCGGTTGAACTGGGTGTTTCTTTTTGCCCAGCCGAAGGGAAAGAAGGCCAAGGGCAAGAAGGTGGCCCCGGCCCCTGCTGTGGTGAAGAAGCAGGAGGCCAAGAAGGTGGTCAACCCGTTGTTCGAGAAGAGGCCCAAGAATTTTGGCATTGGTGAGTAAGAGACGGGAAATGTTGAAAACGGCTGCTTAAATGGTATCCCCCAACGAAGAAAAGCAGTTTATTGAACAGAAGGTTATGTCTTGAGCTTCAGTGAGTTTGGAGTCGAGGCTACTTGGATTGGGATTCTCGCGTTTTTGCCGCTTTCTAGCTGTAACCCGGCTCGGTTCTTAATCTCTCCCTCTGAGAGGGAGCAATGACGGCGCATCCTTCGCGGCCGCACCGTAGGTAAGCATCTGAGCATGTGGCAGCGTGGAGCCCAGATACTGGCGTTTGGGGTTCAGCTTGGCCGTCACGAAACGAGCTCTGCCAGAGCAGAGACGATGGGACTGCGGCACTGACGTCCACTGCTTGTTGAACGAGGAGAGGTGTCGCTAGTCTCCCCTGTGATCCTAGGTGTTTGTGTGCAGGTGATGCAGGCGAATGCTTGCTGTCTGAGAGGTGGTGATGCCATTTTAAAGCACCGAGATCGCTGATGCACCTACACCCTTCTGAGTGGCCCTAAACACGAGCTTGACAAGGAGTTTGAGCTTGTGTTGCCCTTTGCTTCTCAGGACAGGACATCCAGCCCAAAAGGGACCTCACCCGCTTTGTCAAATGGCCCCGCTACATCCGCCTGCAGCGGCAAAGGGCTATCCTCTATAAGCGGCTGAAAGTGCCTCCCGCGATTAACCAATTCACCCAGGCCTTGGACCGCCAAACAGGTGAGGTTCTGTGGCAGAAAAGCAACATTGGGAAGGGATTTCTTGGGCATGGTTGCCCCCTTTACTTGGACACTGGTAGAGCTGAGGCCTGTAAAGGGGCAGTAGGTATTTTCAGTACGTTCGTTTATTAAAACTTAGGATTCCTTGTCTAGTTTCCAGAACGTGATATACTGAGGAGATAACGTATGTGATCTGAGATCTCTTGAGCCGAAGTTGTATTCAGGACAGCGACCTAGCATTTGACCTGAACTGGCCGTCTTTTTTTCAGCTACTCAGCTGCTTAAGCTGGCCCACAAGTACAGACCAGAGACAAAGCAAGAGAAGAAGCAGAGGTTGCTGGCCCGAGCTGAGAAGAAAGCTGCGGGCAAAGGGGATGTCCCCACCAAGAGGCCACCTGTCCTCCGAGCAGGTGAGTGGGCCCCTCCTCGAAGAGGGTGAGTGGCGGGGCAGGCGCTTGGCGATGATGCATGAATTTCTTCACCTGGAATCACTGTGAAGAGTAAAATCCGAGCTTTTTAACCCTGAGTCAGAGCGGGGCCCCCGGTACAAGTGCTTTTGTGCCCAGCAGCCCCACCCCTCTGCCATGCAGACTGGTTGTATGTTCTAGGGGTTAATACTGTCACCACCTTGGTGGAGAACAAGAAGGCTCAGCTGGTGGTTATCGCACATGACGTGGATCCCATCGAGGTACGTGTGACTTGTTCTCAAGCATTGACTGCTGAACTTAGATTGGTTGGGTCCTTGTTTGTACCAGGAAGATAGCTCAAAGCTAAATACTCGGTCTGGCAGAGGCCGTAGCAGGGTGGTGAGGACTGTCAGCTTTCCATCTAAGGAAGTCCTGACAAGGGATCCACCTCGTGGCTATTGCAATGATGTGACACTCTCACTGAATTAAACCTTGAAGTACAAGTCAGGAGCTTTTTAACCCTGAGCAGTTGCTACCACATTAGCTTTTAAGTTCCTGCTTTTGCTCCAAATACTCTCTAGAGCTAATGCTGTCTTCCAGCTGGTGGTCTTCCTGCCTGCCCTGTGCCGTAAGATGGGGGTTCCTTACTGCATCATCAAGGGGAAGGCCAGGCTGGGGCGTCTGGTCCACAGGAAGACCTGCACAACCGTGGCCTTCACACAAGTCAACTCGTAAGTGTGCGGTGTAGCCCAGAATTCCCGAGAATCACTAGGGACCaccttcccacccccccacccccaccaagctTGCTTAATTTCTCGGGATCTTACCTGAAAAGACCAGCCTTAAAAGAATGCTTTTTTTCTGAACCTTTGCCGATGATGGTTATGAATTTCTTCACCTGAATAAGCCATGTTGTCATGTTGTTATCTGAGGCAGAAGGTTTGTGTTGGAGCTGAAAAGGAAGTCGCTGCTGCTTTCTGGAAGGGTAACTGAGAGGCCAATGACCCACATTTTTTCTCTGCCTTGTTAGGGAAGACAAAGGTGCTCTGGCTAAGCTGGTGGAAGCCATCAGGACCAATTACAACGACAGATATGATGAGGTACGTAACACGCTCATACAGAATACTGGCTTTTGGTAAGCTGTGTCtttagtcagaaactggctgGCTCTCGGCTCTTTCTGAGCAGTTGTATTTGCCAGTCAACTTGGAACAACCCAAT includes:
- the RPL7A gene encoding large ribosomal subunit protein eL8, coding for MPKGKKAKGKKVAPAPAVVKKQEAKKVVNPLFEKRPKNFGIGQDIQPKRDLTRFVKWPRYIRLQRQRAILYKRLKVPPAINQFTQALDRQTATQLLKLAHKYRPETKQEKKQRLLARAEKKAAGKGDVPTKRPPVLRAGVNTVTTLVENKKAQLVVIAHDVDPIELVVFLPALCRKMGVPYCIIKGKARLGRLVHRKTCTTVAFTQVNSEDKGALAKLVEAIRTNYNDRYDEIRRHWGGNVLGPKSVARIAKLEKAKAKELATKLG